The sequence CCGGTCATCCCCGCTCCTCAGTCCCGCCCGTGCCGCCCGTCAGCGAAGATCCGACTGGTCGAGCCGTAGCCCATCGCCGTGCATGTGCTCACCGTCGCCGTGGATCAGATAGGCCCCGGAGCCCTCGCCCACGACCTCGGCGCCGGCCCACTCGGGAGCCTCCTCGCTCTGGTCGCCGGTCGGGCACGAGTCCATGCCGTAGTAGGGGTTCATCGGCTCGGGGTTCAGCGCCGCCTCGGGCACCGCGTCCGTCGGGCTCTCCCCACTCTGCTCCCACTGCCCGCTCAGGGTGTCCTGGCCGTCGACGGCGAAGAACGCGTTGTACACGTCCTCGTTGGTGGCCTGGGCCAGCGCGTCTCCGGTGAGGTACTCGGCCGAGATGGACGTGGCGGCCACGCTCAACGTGGCGAGGCCCTTCATCACGTCGCCCATCAGGTGGGACACCGCCATGCGGCTCTCGTCGTGTCGGCCCCGGAAGAACGCGGCCTCCTTCAGCCCGCCGCCGCCGAACGGTGTCTGCACGGTCAGCATGGGCCGCAGGCCGTTGTCGAAGCTGGGCCGGAAGTTGGTCTCCAGCTCCTTCTGGATGGCCAGCGCGAAGTCCTTCAGCTGCTGGATGTCGACGTCGACCTGTTCGTCGACGAGCCACTCGTCACCCATGTCCGTCCCCCGATCGCTCACACGATGCCGGCGCGGCTGGTTCCTTCCTCGACGGGTCGGCGTCCGTGGCCGCGCAGCGTGAGTCCACTCTGGCCGACGGTAGCCGCATCGGGCAACCCCGAACCGCCTCACGAGCGCTGCGGAAGGTGCACCAACTGCACCAGCCGGGTGCCACCACGCCGGGACACCAGCCAGCCCCGGCCCGGTGGCAGCGGCCCGGGCCGGACGGTGCCGAGCAGCACCCCCTCGTCCCGGTTGCCGGACATCACGATGCCCGGCGTGCTGATCTCACGCAGCCGCATGAGCACCGGCTCGTACAGCGCCCGGCTCGCACCGCCGGTCCGCCGGGCGATGACCAGGTGCAGGCCGATGTCCCGGGCCTGGGGGAGGAATTCCAGCAACGGGGTCAGCGGGTTGCTGCCGGCGCCGGCCACCAGGTCGTAATCGTCGACCAGTACGTAGAGGTCCGGGCCCTTCCACCAGTCACGCGCCCGCAGCCGCTCGGCACTGATGTCGGGCGGCGGTAGCCGGTCCCGCATCACCGTGGCCACCTCGGTCACGATGCTCTCGGTGACCTGCGCCGTCGAGCCGTACCCGATCAGGTGCGGCGTGTCGATGTCGCCGAGCAGGCTACGCCGGTAGTCCACCAGGACCAGCCGCGCCTCGGTCAGCTCATGGCCGTCGACGATGGCCTGGGCCAGCGCCCGCAGGAAGGTGCTCTTGCCCGACTCACCGTCGCCGAACAGGATGAAGTGCGGGTCGGCGGCGAAGTCCAGGTGCACCGGCTGGAGGTCCACCTCGGCAATGCCGATCGGCACGCCGGGGCGTCCGGTGCTCGGCAGACTGCCGTACGGCACCACCGGCGGCAGCAGCCGGATCGGCGGGGCCCCGGGGCCCTGCCAGGCGGCGGCCAGATCGGTGACCAGCTTGCGCGCCCCCTCGGACAGGCTCTCCGCCTCCTGCGCGCCGTCCGCCCGTGGCAGCGCCGCCAGGAACTGCTGACCGGCCGGCGTGATGCCGCGACCCGGCGACTTCTCCGGCACGTTCATCGCGGCCCGGCGGTCCAGGTTGGAATCGCCGGCGTCGGCCAGCCGCAGTTCCAACCGGGTGCCGAAGACGTCCCGGACGGCCGGGCGCAGGTCCATCCAGCGGCCGGCGGTGACGATCAGGTGGATGCCGAAGGAGAGTCCCCGGTTGGCGATGTCGTTGACGGTGGGTTCGAGGTCTTCGAACTCGCTCCGCAGCGTCGCCCAGCCGTCGATGACCAGGAAGATGTCGCCGAACGGATCGTCATTGTGCTGGCCGTGCCGCCGAGCCCGCCGGTACTCGGTCATCGAGTCGACGCCGCGCTCGGCGAACCGCCGTTCCCGTTCGCCCATCAGCAGTTGCAGCTCGGCGACCGTACGCCGGACCAGGCCGGCGTCGAGGCGGGTCGCCACCGAGCCGACGTGCGGCAGGTCGCGCAGCGAGGAGAGCGCGCTGCTGCCCAGGTCGAGGCAGTACACCTGGGCCTCCCTGGGGGTGTGGGTCAGCGCCAGCGACGTGACGACCGTCCGCAGTACGGTGCTCTTGCCGCTCTGCGGGCCGCCGACGATGACCGCGTGGCCGGCCGAGCCGGCCAGGTCGAACCAGAGCACGTCCCGGCGTTGCTCGAAGGGCTTGTCGACGATGCCGACCGCCACCTGCAACTCGCCCAGCAGCCCGGCGTGCGCCACGGTCACCCCCCGGCTGGGATCCGCGGTCATCGGGGGCAGCAACTGGTCGAGCGTGGGCGGCTCGGCCAGCGGCGGCAGCCACACCTGGTGCGCCGGCTTGCCCCGACCCGCGAGCCGGCCGACGAGAATGTCCAGCACACTCTCGCCGATCCCGTCGACGGGCTCGGGCGCCTCCTCCTGCTTCGGTGCGCGGGTCACCGGCGGCGCGACGTAGGTGGTGCTGTACTCGCGTACCCGGTCCTCGCCGTCGCCGGCCGCGACCGCGGCGGCGGTCCTGCTGCGGTAGGTGCCGGAGACGTAGGCGGCCTTGAACCGCACCAGCGGCTCGGTGCCGAAGCGCAGGTAGCCGTGCCCCGGTGAGCGGGGCAGCTCGTACGCGTCGGTGGCACCGAGCACCACCCGGGACTCCATCGCGGAGAACGTCCGCAGGCCGATCCGGTACGACAGGTGGGTGTCGAGTCCCCGCAGTCGCCCCTCCTCCAGGCGCTGGCTCGCCAGCAGCAGATGCACGCCGAGCGACCGGCCGACCCGACCGATCTGGACGAACATGTCGATGAAGTCGGGCTTCGCGGTGAGCAGCTCGGAGAATTCGTCACAGATGATGAGCAGGCTCGGCAGCGGAGTCAGCGGGGCACCGGCCGCCCGGGCCTTCTCGTAGTCGCGCTGCGAGGCGTAGTTGCCCGCCGCGCGCAGCAACTCCTGCCGGCGCACCAGCTCGCCGTTTATGGAGTCGGTCATCCGGTCCACCAGGGGCAACTCGTCGGCCAGGTTTGTGATCACCGCGCTGGTGTGCGGCAGGCCGTCCAACCGGGTGAACGTGGCACCACCCTTGAAGTCGACCAGGACGAAGTTGAGGCTCTCCGACGAGTGCGAGGCCGCCAGCGCGAGCACCAGCGTGCGCAACAGCTCCGACTTGCCGGAACCGGTCGCGCCGATGAGCAGCCCGTGCGGGCCCATGCCGTCCTGCGCCGACTCCTTCAGATCCAGTTCCACCGGCCCGCCGTCGGTGCCCACCCCGATCGGCACCCGCAGCCGGTCGCGATTGGGGCGCGGTTGCCACGCCCGGTCGACGTCGAACTCGTACGGATCGCCGAGGTCGAGCAACTCGGCGAGGCCCAGCTCGGTGGTGAGCGGGGTGTCGCCGCTGCCCCGGGAGGCGGCCGACAGGCGCAGCGGGGCCAACTGCATGGCCATCGCCTCGATCTCCGCCACCTGGCACCCGTCGGCCCGACCGATCTCCGCCGGTCCGTCCACAGTGGTACTGCGCAGCCGGCGGTCCGTCGTGACGTCCAGCACCAGCCGCGCCCGGTCGAGTACGCGGGGCGCCGGGGTGGACAGGTCGAGCAGGGTGACACCCTCCACTCCGCCGTCGGTCATCAGATGGTCCGAACCGGCGGTGTCGCCACCGTCGATGACCACCAGCACGTGCGGCCCGCCGACGTGCGGTGCCCCACCTGAGGCGTTGAACCGGGGCCGGCTGGCCAGCACGTCGTCGAGCATTGCTTCCAGGCCGGTCACCGAGGGCGCCACCAGGCGCAGCTGACCGAGCGCGTCGGTGCGCGACGGGTGCAGGGCGTGCGGCAGCCACTTCGTCCACTCCCACTCGGCCCGCCGGTCCGGCGCCACGCAGATCGCGACGAGCATGTCGTCCGGCGCGTGGAACGCCGTGGCCTGGGCGAGAACCGCGCGGATCATCCCCCGGGCGGCGTCGGCGTCGCCGCGCAGGTGCACCCGGGCGAATCCGTTCAATGCCATGGTCACCGGCAGGTCCGGCACCTCGCCGTAGGTGGTCAGGAACCGGCGCAGCGCCAGCGCGCACATCGGCTCCAGCTTTTCCAGCGACGTGGCCGGCGGCGGCACCAGCGGCGTGGCCAGCTCCTGCGGCCCCAGCCCGATCCGCACGGTGGCGAAGTCCACGTCACCGCGTCGGCGCTCCCACAGCCGTGGGCCCAGCGGCAGCGACCAGAGACTGTCCGGATCGGGGTGCCGGTAGAAAGCGGCCTCGCGCTGCTTGCGGACCGTCTTGAGCACCCGGCGGCGCTGGCGGGACAGGTGGGACATGTACTCGCGGCGTTTCTGGAGCATCTCCTGCTTGCCCGGGCCGCCGGAGTTGTTGGTCAGCTGGGAGCCGAGCATGCCGATGGCAGAGAGCCCGAACAGCCCACCGGTGACGTAGCCGAGGGTCGAGCCGCCCCGGCCGGCGAACATCAGTGCCATCGCGAAGGATCCGGCGAGCATCGGCAGCATCATCATCATCTGCCCCCAGGCCTTGCCGCTGGGTGCGGGCACCTCGGGCGGTGCCTCCAGCAGGACCTCGCCGGAGGGATACTCCGGTTCCGGCTGCCGGGCGGGTCGTTTGACGACCACCGTGCTCACGTGACAGACCTCCGTCGCCTTTCGCGGGTCTGGTGCGCGCCGCGGTGAACCGCCCCCGCGTCACCGGCACATGGTAGGTAGCCTTTGCCCGTCAGGACAGTGGCGGGCCGCCGGCCCGCTCCTCGTACCGAGGGGTCGTCAGTGGTCACCCAGGCCGGAACCGGACTCGCGCGTATCGCCGTCGTCGCACCCAGCCGCCGGCTGGATCTCGCCCTGCCCGAGCATCTGCCGCTCGTCGGGCTGCTCCCCGCTGTGCTTCGTCAGGCCGACGAGGAACCGTCGGACGGCACCAGCCACGGCGGCTGGATGCTGCGGCGCGGCGACGGCAGTGCCATCGACCTGGCCCGTACGCTCGCCGCCCAGAACGTCCGCGACGGCGAGACGCTGCACCTGGTGCCGCGGCGCACCGAGTGGCCGGAGCTGACGTACGACGACCTGATGGAGGCCGTCGCCGACGGCGCCCGGCGGCGCGGCGTGACCTGGACTCCCTTCGCGACCCGGCTGACCGGCCTGATCGTGGCCGGGGTGCTGTTGCTGCTCGGCCTCGTCGTGATCGTCACCTCCAGCGAGCCCGGCTGGCTCGGTGGGGTGGTCGCCCTTGGCGCGGCCGGGATGCTGCTGATCTGCGGGATCGTGCTGTCCCGGGCGATGGCCGACTCCCTTGCCGGCGCCGTCGTCGCCGCCGCCGGCCTGCCCTACGCCTTCGTCGGCGGCGTGCTGGTGATCGGCACGGGCGAGTCCGTGTGGGCACTGGGCGCCCCGCACGTGCTGCTCGGGTCCGCCGTACTGCTGCTCTCCGGGCTGTTCGGTCTGCTCGGCGTGGGCGATGCGACGCGGGTCTTCGTAGCCGCCGTCTTCGTCGGGTGCTGGGGCATGGTGGGCGGGCTGCTCGCCCTCGGCACCATGGACGCCGCACAGGGCACCGCGATCGTGGTCGGCGCGGTGACTCTCCTGCTGCCGGCCATGCCGCTGCTCTCCGTCCGGCTCGGGAAGATGCCGATGCCGGCGTTGCCGCGTACCGCCGAGGACCTGCTGCGCGACGAGCCGCAGCCGAAGCGGGAGGTGGTCTACCAGGCCACCGCCCGTGCCGACGAGGTGTTCACCGGCATGATCTTCGGCTCGTTCGTCGTGGCCATCGGCTGCCTGGTCGTGCTCAGTGCGACCGGCACGCTCTCCGCGCTGCTGCTCGCCGGGATCATCTCGCTGGGCTACCTGCTGCGGGCCCGACTGGTGTCGACGGTCCGGCACCGGGTGCCGATGCTCGCCGTCGGTCTGGTTGGTCTCGGCCTGCTGCCGCTGGTCGGTGCAGCCGATGCGTCGACCGCGACCCGGGTGCTGGCCGTGCTGCCGGTGGCACTGGTCTCGGCCGCGATCTCGGCCGCCGCCGGGCTCGCCTACAGCCGGCGCGCCCCGTCGCCCCGGCTCGCCCGGCTCGGCGACATGCTCGACATCCTGCTCCAACTCGCCGTGGTGCCGGTGGCGTGCAGTGTCCTGGGGCTGTACGCGTTCATGCGCGCCATCAACGGCTGACCGGCCGCGTCACCAGTCGCGGTCGCCGGCTTCGGCCAGCGCGTCGCCACGGATCAGCTTGACGATGGCGGAGTCGATGTCGGCGCCGACGAAGAAGTCTTCGGCCCAGTGCAGCAAGAAGACCCGCCCCTGGGCGTCGGCGACGAGTTCGGACGGGCCGTCCTCGTTGTTGCCGATCGGGTAGACCGGGTTGTCGTACTCCTCGGCGAAGGCCCGGGCCGCCTCGGTCACCACCCCGCCCTCCGTCGGGTGGAGGTAGCTGGAGAAACCACCGCCCAGCCTGCCGTCCCGGCCGAACTGCGGCAACTGCAGGCCGCCGAACTCGACCAGTGCGGCCCGGGCGGCGGGCGGGCACTCCAGGCCGGCCAACTCGTCGGCGAAGCGGACCATCCAGTGTTCGACCGACGCGGTCCGGTCGCGGCCCGGGAACCATCCGGCCTCGTCCAGCACGTACCGCACGTCCGGCGGGAAGCGCCCCTCGGCGGCCTGGCGCTGCGCATACCGCTCGGCGATCAGCTGCCAGGGCAGCGAAGGCCACTGGGACACCTCACCCGAATCCCGGTCGATGACTGCCCGCGGGTATCCCGTCGCCGGCGGCGGAACTGGCGGTCCGTTGCCAGCTGGTGCGGCCGGTTCGGCCAGGCAGGCGACGTAGCCGAGGTCGAACTCGAACAGCGTCACGTCGAGCACGGGTGGCCGGCGCTCGCCGGCCCACCCGCGGGCGATGGCCAGGGCCTCGTCGCGACTGATCATCGAAGGACTCCTCGGCTGCCGTGGTCGGTTCCGCCGGCCGACGCCAGGTGCGGGCACCGGGCGGCTCGACGCCGTGCCTATGGTAGGCACCGCGGTCCGGTGTTCGTGACCGTGCCGGCGTACGCCAGGGGAGGGTGCCATGCCGTCGCGGCGCGACCAGGTCCAGTCGTACCAGTTCTTCGTGCAACGGATGACCTCCGCGCTCGTGGCGCGCGAGCCCGATCCGGAGGCGGCGCCGTTCCGCCGGCTCGGTGGCGCCGGTTTCGCCAGCGTGATGGTGGCGGTGCTCTGCCTGGCGGCGGTCGGGGTGTACGGCCTGCTGCGTCCCGGCGGGGCCACCAAGTGGAAGGAGAGCGGCGGGGTCATCCTGGAGAAGGAGACCGGCACCCGCTACCTGTACCGGGAGGGTCGCCTGCACCCGGTGCTCAACTACGCCTCTGCCCTGCTGGCCATGGAGTCCGCCGCGCCGACGGTCTCGGTCTCCCGCAACTCGCTGGTCGGTACGCCGCGTGGCCCCCGCATCGGCATCCCGTTCGCGCCGGACGCGCTGCCGCCGGCCAACCGGATCCTGGACGGGCCATGGACCCTGTGCACCCAGCCGGCCCGGGACGCCGCCGGTGGGATCGTCGCCACCACGGTGCTCACCGTCGGACGGGCACCGGACGGCGGGCGGGAGCCGGGTGACGCCGGCCTGCTGGTCCGCGACCGTAAGACCAACCGGCTGCACCTGGTCTGGCGGGACCACCGGTACGAGATCCGGGACGAGGAGACGGTGCTGACCGGCCTCACCCTGGGTGCGGAGCCGGTGGTCGAGGTCGGTGGGGCGTGGCTGAACGCGCTGCCCGCCGGCGAGCCGATCGCCGCCCGCCGGGTTACCGACCGGGGCGCACCGTCGACGGCGCTGCCGGACGCCCGGGTCGGCCAGGTCTTCATGGTGGAGAGTCAGAACCGCAGCCGCCAGTACTACCTCGCCGAGCGGGCGCGACTGGTCCCGATCACCCCCGTGCAGGCCGACGTGCTCCTGGCCGACAAGGCGACGGAGGCGGCGTACCCGGACGGGGGGAAGCCGCGCCCGGTCGAGCTCGCCGTCGGCGCCGCCGCTGCCGCGCCCAAGGCCGCCGCCCCGGACCAGGGGCGCTACCGGGCACCGGAACAGCGGCCCGAGATCGCCCGGCTGGCCGGCGACCAGCCGGCGATCTGCGCCGCCTACCGGCCGGGCCAGGATGAGCCGACGGTGCTGCTCGACGCGCAGGTCCAGCCGGTGCGCGAGCCGGTGCGC is a genomic window of Micromonospora tarapacensis containing:
- the eccB gene encoding type VII secretion protein EccB encodes the protein MPSRRDQVQSYQFFVQRMTSALVAREPDPEAAPFRRLGGAGFASVMVAVLCLAAVGVYGLLRPGGATKWKESGGVILEKETGTRYLYREGRLHPVLNYASALLAMESAAPTVSVSRNSLVGTPRGPRIGIPFAPDALPPANRILDGPWTLCTQPARDAAGGIVATTVLTVGRAPDGGREPGDAGLLVRDRKTNRLHLVWRDHRYEIRDEETVLTGLTLGAEPVVEVGGAWLNALPAGEPIAARRVTDRGAPSTALPDARVGQVFMVESQNRSRQYYLAERARLVPITPVQADVLLADKATEAAYPDGGKPRPVELAVGAAAAAPKAAAPDQGRYRAPEQRPEIARLAGDQPAICAAYRPGQDEPTVLLDAQVQPVREPVRTGEQTGDGVPLADRVVIEPGYGVLVVAVSSPEQETGTLNLVTDLGHRYPLASEAVPALLGYSGVDPVRLPASLVVRLPAGPALDPATAKLAIDPE
- the eccD gene encoding type VII secretion integral membrane protein EccD; protein product: MVTQAGTGLARIAVVAPSRRLDLALPEHLPLVGLLPAVLRQADEEPSDGTSHGGWMLRRGDGSAIDLARTLAAQNVRDGETLHLVPRRTEWPELTYDDLMEAVADGARRRGVTWTPFATRLTGLIVAGVLLLLGLVVIVTSSEPGWLGGVVALGAAGMLLICGIVLSRAMADSLAGAVVAAAGLPYAFVGGVLVIGTGESVWALGAPHVLLGSAVLLLSGLFGLLGVGDATRVFVAAVFVGCWGMVGGLLALGTMDAAQGTAIVVGAVTLLLPAMPLLSVRLGKMPMPALPRTAEDLLRDEPQPKREVVYQATARADEVFTGMIFGSFVVAIGCLVVLSATGTLSALLLAGIISLGYLLRARLVSTVRHRVPMLAVGLVGLGLLPLVGAADASTATRVLAVLPVALVSAAISAAAGLAYSRRAPSPRLARLGDMLDILLQLAVVPVACSVLGLYAFMRAING
- a CDS encoding SUKH-3 domain-containing protein, producing the protein MISRDEALAIARGWAGERRPPVLDVTLFEFDLGYVACLAEPAAPAGNGPPVPPPATGYPRAVIDRDSGEVSQWPSLPWQLIAERYAQRQAAEGRFPPDVRYVLDEAGWFPGRDRTASVEHWMVRFADELAGLECPPAARAALVEFGGLQLPQFGRDGRLGGGFSSYLHPTEGGVVTEAARAFAEEYDNPVYPIGNNEDGPSELVADAQGRVFLLHWAEDFFVGADIDSAIVKLIRGDALAEAGDRDW
- the eccCa gene encoding type VII secretion protein EccCa gives rise to the protein MSTVVVKRPARQPEPEYPSGEVLLEAPPEVPAPSGKAWGQMMMMLPMLAGSFAMALMFAGRGGSTLGYVTGGLFGLSAIGMLGSQLTNNSGGPGKQEMLQKRREYMSHLSRQRRRVLKTVRKQREAAFYRHPDPDSLWSLPLGPRLWERRRGDVDFATVRIGLGPQELATPLVPPPATSLEKLEPMCALALRRFLTTYGEVPDLPVTMALNGFARVHLRGDADAARGMIRAVLAQATAFHAPDDMLVAICVAPDRRAEWEWTKWLPHALHPSRTDALGQLRLVAPSVTGLEAMLDDVLASRPRFNASGGAPHVGGPHVLVVIDGGDTAGSDHLMTDGGVEGVTLLDLSTPAPRVLDRARLVLDVTTDRRLRSTTVDGPAEIGRADGCQVAEIEAMAMQLAPLRLSAASRGSGDTPLTTELGLAELLDLGDPYEFDVDRAWQPRPNRDRLRVPIGVGTDGGPVELDLKESAQDGMGPHGLLIGATGSGKSELLRTLVLALAASHSSESLNFVLVDFKGGATFTRLDGLPHTSAVITNLADELPLVDRMTDSINGELVRRQELLRAAGNYASQRDYEKARAAGAPLTPLPSLLIICDEFSELLTAKPDFIDMFVQIGRVGRSLGVHLLLASQRLEEGRLRGLDTHLSYRIGLRTFSAMESRVVLGATDAYELPRSPGHGYLRFGTEPLVRFKAAYVSGTYRSRTAAAVAAGDGEDRVREYSTTYVAPPVTRAPKQEEAPEPVDGIGESVLDILVGRLAGRGKPAHQVWLPPLAEPPTLDQLLPPMTADPSRGVTVAHAGLLGELQVAVGIVDKPFEQRRDVLWFDLAGSAGHAVIVGGPQSGKSTVLRTVVTSLALTHTPREAQVYCLDLGSSALSSLRDLPHVGSVATRLDAGLVRRTVAELQLLMGERERRFAERGVDSMTEYRRARRHGQHNDDPFGDIFLVIDGWATLRSEFEDLEPTVNDIANRGLSFGIHLIVTAGRWMDLRPAVRDVFGTRLELRLADAGDSNLDRRAAMNVPEKSPGRGITPAGQQFLAALPRADGAQEAESLSEGARKLVTDLAAAWQGPGAPPIRLLPPVVPYGSLPSTGRPGVPIGIAEVDLQPVHLDFAADPHFILFGDGESGKSTFLRALAQAIVDGHELTEARLVLVDYRRSLLGDIDTPHLIGYGSTAQVTESIVTEVATVMRDRLPPPDISAERLRARDWWKGPDLYVLVDDYDLVAGAGSNPLTPLLEFLPQARDIGLHLVIARRTGGASRALYEPVLMRLREISTPGIVMSGNRDEGVLLGTVRPGPLPPGRGWLVSRRGGTRLVQLVHLPQRS